In Vigna radiata var. radiata cultivar VC1973A unplaced genomic scaffold, Vradiata_ver6 scaffold_190, whole genome shotgun sequence, the genomic stretch TTATAAGTTTTGTTGAATCTTATTTTATGCACGTATGCGAGTTaggaaaaactaataaaaatagcTTATAAATTGTCCAGTCCAGCATACCTAAGACATGtatgaaaacaaattaacaTATCTGTAAATAGTCCAATAATTTTACACTATTACTAGATATATCATTTTAGTCTCTCACGTTCATAAACCATAAAAACTAGCACGAAATGAAAAGTGTATGTAACTGAActattaaaagaatttggatatataaagaactaaaataaataatttataggggaattaaaaataaaagattatatacaCTTCTTTACAGTTTATACTGCAAATACTCAATTATTTAACATGTACAACAACTACTTAGTTTAGATACCTAGTGAGGAGCTTAGTTGAAAATCGAAGATTCCCATGAAACTCAACAATACTATAATCATATTCCCACCAGTGATAAGTAGCTAAACTATTGATGTCATCCACAAATCTATTGAAGGCATCTTCATATCTGCAATGAGTGatatacttaatatttaaaaagctcAACTTTAATGCATATCATGAACTAAAGCCTCTTGCAGGGGGTgttcaaaactaaaatactaattacatttaaattaaataaggatCAACTACATTTTAATGAAACAGAAGCATACACAATATCTTTTACTTGCTCTGGAGGACAATGAGGTAGATGCTATTTGGATCTTGGAAATACAATCAGTGCACATGACTCTGAGATTCCTCACTTCTGTTTGTTTCCATTATCTGAAAGAAGACAAAAACACAAGGTTAAACTTGATTGTAACATTGAACCGAGTTCCAAAGATGGAGATTATTAGAAAACCTTCTAAATAAAAGCACACacttaaataaagttttcatcCGTTGTTTTGAACTGAACCACTCACGTTTacctaatttatttaaataagttcaAGCATTAGTTTGAAACATTCAACATTCAGTAAAATGTTCATCAGTGGTGGagtattataataaaactaagaataGGAAACACTAGACCGTGTGCAATTTTTGGAGTAGGAAAATTTAAGTAGGGAATTTAGTGTTCAGGAgattcattgtttttttttttcatttaaataccAATAACAGGACTATTCAGTTGGGTATTAATTAAGAAAAGCTAGATTCACCTGGTTTTATGGATTGCTATGTGATTTGAGTTCTCAATCTATATTATGCTgttgaaaattgaaactaaatctCCCCTAGTTATCTTGTCAGTACACCCCATTTCTACATCTGTGTTATCAACTATGGCTAAAACTGCTTTTGACTATTCAACAAAAGTTATCGTCCAACCTGGCACGGGCAAACATGAGTAAAAGGATATCTTGTTTGGATAATTAGAAGTATAGTACATAATACTGAGGTGGATGAGGATGTGTACACTCTTATAAAGTCTGTCATATATCAAATGGTAAAACTGGTCCTCTCAAGCTATTAATATGCAACTCgggaaatagaaaaataaatattgataaattagaagaaaaaataagtaTAGTACAATCAACCTGGAGATAAGTTAGATCCTTGGAGTTGgaataaaattcaaagaaaaaataaacttattgaAGTTTATGCAATAAATTATATCATCATAAAATGAGATTATTAGAAAACCTTCTAAGTTAAAGCACACACTTAAATAACTTGGCCTTTATTCTTCCATTCAGGTGTGATGAAAACaaacttattattaaaaatacctCGAACAGAATGTAAATGGCACGATACGGAAGCTCATGAGGTGGACAATCATGACAAAAAGCCTTGTCAGATCCAGTGACATTTTTATATGTACCAACAGGGCATTCCTGCAACACAACTAAATGCAGGCAACCGAGACAAAGCAACCGAGAAGTTGatctttaaaatttcatttcaactaTGAAACAGGAATTCaccaatttatttataaaattatgtaacaGAAAACAATCTCAAAGAACTAAACTTCATGATCGAACCTAATCCTTTAAATCTCATTCCAACTACATAAATAATTACTGAAAATTGCAAAGGATGGTTGTTCATGTACCTTACAAAAGATACCATAAAGCCCTCTGGGACAAGCAATTCCACTGATAGATCCATTTTTTCCAATAGTAATAGCAAAAATAGaagtaatatgaaaaaaaatatagcagGGGAATCTTACTATCAAGCCCAAGTTGATTCACAACATTGACAAATTGTTGGTGCAGTTCTACCGACCACATTACGCGAGGCTTCTTAGATGTGGCTGGATCATCACTCTCCAATTCaatatcttcttcttttaaactGCTCCTCTTTTTTGGTGCTTTAACTACTTCTGCTGCATCAGCAACAAAAGAAGTATATTCAATATCATCATTTCCCCGTTTATTCCAATCACTGTCTTCCATGCTGCCAGAATTATCATGTTCTTTATCTTCATTCAAGATTTTCCTAACAGCATGTTGCCATATGTTCCTCAGTTCTTCCTCACGTACAGGCTTAATCAAATAATCACAAGCCCCGTGTCTAATTCCCTTCATGACAAGACTTGTTGTACTATCACCAAACATCactgcacaatgcagaatatatTTCCAAATGTTAAGCATTACTAAGACACTTGTTATTCTAAGGACAAGGGGAACAACACTTACTAATTACAGGAAGGTCCATTTCCAACCCAACATGTTCAAGGAGCTTATAGCCATCCATGTCTGGCATATGAACATCACTCAGTACCACATCAAAACAACCTTTCCTTTCCCGCAAAAGATTCAAAGCCACAGTAGCCTTAGTGCACGTGTTAACTGGAACATAAAAACACAAGTAAACAAAAACACTTAGTTCAAATAAAGACTAAGTTGCAAATCAGAAGAAATCCATGTCATGACATTTACTAGATCTACAATATCTATTGAAATTATTTGCAGATTTTCAGGCCATTgtgttttaattgaaatttagatCATAGTGAGTAGACTGCATAATAAACATTCTccattatatttaaacaaaaccaGTGATTAACTAAGAACATCTCGTGCCAATCCTCGAGCTCGGTGGTGAAGATATAAAGCAATGCCTCAAGCACGAAACCAGTGATTTACTTACCAATTAATCTCGTGAGGAAACAAGGAATATAACCGAGAAATGAAAGTTTCGTCGAAAGCAAATAACTAACTAACCGTAGTAATGACATCAAATTGACATTTGCTCTATAATCCTCAGCGTGGTGGTGTCATCGTCGACGACCAAAACCCTTAGCCCCGCCGGGAACTCCGTCATGCCACCCTTGCATGCGTCGGCTCCGGAACGCGACCCATGGGATCGAGGAGAGCAATAACATCGTTTGGTGAGAGTTCAGAGGCGGAGAAGCGCGACAGAATGGCAGAGAGTGAGCATAGGAGAAGAATGGAAACCTAACAGACAAGGAAAGTGAGGAGAAAAGCTTTAATGGTAAAACTGAATGAgtgaaggagaaggagaaggagaagtggagaggaagagaagaagaatggTTGAGGAAGATTGGGAGGGAAGAGAAATTAGGGCTGAAATTAGAGATACCGGTGACGGAGAAGGAAATTGGAAAGATAAAGAGAGATATTACTATTGGTTTTTAAAAATCAGTCatgatatattaacaaaatttatcacATTATGACAGATGTCTAAACTttcgttataatatgtttttaatttatttacaattttactaATGTGTTTTATATCATGACGGATATCTATAACTTcatcataatatgtttttaattaatttataagtttgtcatcatattacatattataactgatgtataaaaatatgtcataataTATCTTATAATGACGAATAAATTTTATCCATCATAATAGATTTGTCATAATATCCTATTCTTCCACTAGTGGACTTCGcagaaattaaaaactattttttatattggttttaaAATCAGtatagaattttaattagaGAGGTAAAAGAGAAATGTTACCTTTGTAACACTTACGTACCCAGCagagaataatttttttcacacaTTCATCACATTCAATAAGTATAGACACtacaataaaaaagaacttTACTGACGGTCTGTATTCTTCGGAAACCGCCAGAGACTGGTGATAATATGGCATTATACTACCAAACTCGCGCTGTTAAACCGCAGTGTCAAACCAGCTGACCGTCTCCAAGGTCACGGCCCCAAGTGAAGGACTGAGTTCGATGAACAGGAGGGAGGGAACTCTTTTGTGAAATTTGGGAAATTTGAGAACGAATAATCAAATTTTCAACTTAAAGCATGACATTACCGAAAGGCGAAAGTCTTCGGTTTTTAATTACACCAAAATATTACCGAAGGCCTGGTGGTCGTCGGTAATAAGCTTTCGGTAATACGCGCTTTTATTGTAGTGagactttttttttcacaaagcaaaaagaaaataaaaaattgaagttgcAATAGAGGTATTATATATTAGAGGTTTTTCTTCAAATGTTTGCATCTTGAATTGAACAACAATGATTCTTTAGATAcacaataatcaaaataataaataaattttaaaaataaaaataaaaagaaaaagggttaaatatgtttttagtctctatactttggggcgattttggttttagtccattttcaaactatggtacaatttagtccttcaactttagaaaactctggttttagtcttttttaccaatttttttaaactttatttgttgtttcaagcatgtttcttagttaacattgaagcaaaaatgtgtcaaacagtgtaaacaatccaaatgctataatgaaacgtgtttgaaacaacaaataaagttaaaaaaaattggtaaaaaagaataaaactagagttttctaaagctgaaggactaaattgtaccatagtttgaaaatggactaaaaccaaaatcgccccaaagtatagggactaaaaacatatttaacccaaagaAAAATGCACAAAGGTTGTGAATCGTAGATGTTGAAAGTGAATTCTTGGATGATTTTTGCTCTTTGGTAATGttagaggaagaaaaattacGATTGGGGTGGATATATTTAACCTGATTTTTGCAAGTAGACATGGTGGTTCGTGCGAGACGACGATACAGTCGACAACAATCTTGACTATAGATGCTGCAACGATAATGACTTTGGATTGGAGAAGACGAAAGATGACAATGGAGAAGATGAATGACGACAAAAAACATGGGTGAAGGATGGAGAAGAAGAAATcctaaaaagaattttttagaATCCtctatttgtatatttataaattaaaaaaaaaaagaaactactTCTCTATAGTGTTATAACTTTATTACAACAATGTCACCATACCTACTAATGCGAAATGGGCTTGAGAATAAAAAAGCCCAAAAGAAAACTCTAGTCCAATACCTCGCTGATCAAGCAGTGAGTAAACAAAGCTTCGACCAGAAGCTTCAATATGTGAGAAGGTAGGTGAGGATACTTTGCTTGAGGTGTAGAAGCTCTTCGACGAACGTGAGAATGAAGAAGGAGATCGCCTTCCCAAAGGAGATCTGCAGCTGATCAAGGAGAGCTCTTTGCACGGATGAAGAGTAGAGAAAGAGACGAAAGAGATGATcggagaagaagatgaaaacgCAAGATCTAGAGATAACAGAGGTAAAATGAAAAACTGTAACTTGTATATTATCTATTATGTGTAAAATACAAAAGACAAACTCTNTTTATAGAGTTTGAAAAGGGTGGAGCGTTTAACAGAAAGGATGGAGCGTAAAACAGAAACTGGGATGTGGTTACCTTGTTAAAAGCAGTAACCCACTCAAAACTAACAAACTAACTGAATAATAAAGTCTAatagcctcccctcaagctggattGTCTATGGTTACCAATCCAAGCTTGCTAACAATGGTTTTGAATCGAACCCGGTGAGGACATTTGGTAAAAATGTCAGCTAGCTGTTCCTCTGAGCGAATAGGGAGAAAATGTAGGAGATTAGCCTGTATCTTCTCACGAACTACGTGACAATCAAGCTCTatgtgcttggttctctcatggaagCTCTGATTATGAGCTATATGTCTGGCCGACTTGTTATCACAGTAGAGGGCTGGTATTCCAGCTTCTTGAACTTGTAGATCGTCTAGTAGGTAGTGAAGCCACTGTATCGCAAGTAGTGGCTGCTAGGGCTCTATACTCTGCCTCAGTGGAAGACCTTGACATTGTACTTTGCTTCTTTGTTTTCCACGAAATGAGTGATAACCCAAGAAAAATGCAGAAACCTGTGGTTGACCTCCTGGTGTTGGGACAGGTTGCCCAATCTNAATCACTGAAGGCCTTTAAATGTATAGGAGAATCTGCTGGAAAGAATAGTCCTTCTGAAGGTTTAGATTTGATGTACCTAAGCACATGTTGAATAGCCCGATAGTGATAGTCAGTAGGAGATTGAACAAATTGACTTAACAGATTAATGGAAAAACATAAATCAGGCCTGGTGTTTGTAAGATAAAGTAACTTCCCTATCAATCTTCGATATGAAGTTGGGTCTTTCAAATAACTGTCAGCTTTGTAGAGAGAACTTGTATCATTCAGAAATGGGGTTGAACAAGGCTTGCAACCCAACATACCCGTTTCTTCAAGGATGTCTAAggcatacttcctttgggacATATGAATTCCCTTCTTGGATCTTGCTATTTCCAACCCTAGGAAATATTTAAGGTTCCCTAAATCTTTTACTTGGAACATATTGTGTAAGAGGCCCTTTACCCTGTCAATTTCTGTCATAGNATTCCNTGCNaaaataatgtcatcaacatagatTAGAAGANNTNTGAATCCANTAGGTGTTGTCTTCGTGAAGAGAGAATGATCACTCTTTGATTGTGTGTAGTTGATGGATATAAGGAAAGTGGATAACTTTTCAAACCATTGCCTGCTAGCTTGCTTGAGGCCATATAGAGACTTAGTAAGTCTGCATACTTGGCCTTTCTCGGCACCATTAAGACCTGTAGGTAGttccatgtacacttcctcatTTAAGTCTCCATGTAGGAAGGCGTTGTTCACATCtaattgttgtaaaaaccaattTTGAGATGCTGCTACTGCAATGAGCAGTCTAACCGTAGTTAACTTTGCAACGGGAGAAAACGTATCTAAGTAATCAATCCCTTCTTGTTGGGTATACCCTTTAGCCACGAGGCAAGCTTTATGCCTTTCTATAGTCCCATCTGCTTTATATTTAGTCTTGTATACCCATTTGCAGCCAATAATTGTCTTTCCTTGTGGAAGCTTCGTTAGAAACCAAGTGTTGTTGTCCTGTAaagcttttatttctttctgcaTTGCCTCAGCCTACACTCCTACGTCTTTGGCTTCTTTGTATGAACGAGGCTCACGGTTAGCAGTGATGGCCATGGTATATCTTAAATGTTTTTCTGTCAAAGATTCACAGGATAACAAATCAGATATGGGATAAGGggttttaagtttgtttttaacAGATATGGATTGATTCACCTGGTGAACATAATCATTCAAGTATGTTGGAGGCTTCCTGGTTCTTTTAGATCTCCTCTGTCCATCATTCCTTTCACTGTTATCAGGTGCAATATCAGTGTCATCTGTTTCTGTTTCATTTCCCTGTACCTCATGCTCTTCAATCCTTTCACCATCATCGTAGACAGGGCTGCCTGCAGGGCTGTGAAAAAAGGTTGTTGTGTCTCCTCCTTCACTGTCTAATTCTGTAATTCTTTGTTGGTGTTTACAAGGAAAAGTattctcataaaaaataacatttctgCTTATAAAAAGCGCTCTAGTATTGACATCTAGGACTATATAACCTTTAACACCATGTTTGTATCCTAGGAAAATTCCTTTCCTAGCTCTAGGATCAAGTTTATTTCTTCCAGCCTCAAGTGTGGAGGCAAAACAGAGGCATCCGAAGGTTTTCAAGTCTGAATAATTGGGAAGAGCATTGTAGACTCTGGTGTGAGGAGTCTCATTGTTAATAATGGGAGTAGGTATTCTGTTTATGAGATAAACAACATGACTAACAGCATAGGACCAATAAGTATTTGGTATATTAGATTGGAACATGAGCCCACGGGTCACATTAAGGATGTGCTGGTGTTTGCGCTCTACAACTGAGTTTTGCTCAGGGGTTTCAACACAGCTAGTTTGATGGTCAATACCATGTAAATCATATAGGCTAGTGCAGTTAAATTCTGGTCCATTATCAGAcctaacaattttaatttctttgccaaactgatttttaattttgacaataaaattttCAAGCAGACCCCTGGTTTGACCTTTGTtagtcattaaaaaaaatccatgtgTGTTTACTAAAATCATCTACaatagtaagaaaatatttatgaccATGTATGGAAGGAACAGAGAAGGGGCCCCAGATATCACAATGCATAAGGTCAAAATAGGCAGTAGATACAGATTTACTTATAGGAAAAGAAAGTTTATGTTGCTTAGCATAGTGGCAGACATCACAAATGGCATTATCATTTATTTGAACATAAGGAAAACTTTCACAAATCTGTTTCACAACTTTGTGGCCAGGGTGGCCTAATCTATAGTGCCATATATTTACATCAACttgtttaaaagtaaaaacagaCTTTGATGCAAAATCNNGATCATGAGTAGGAAAAGCTTGCAAGTAGTATAGGCCCTTGTGAGGATTAGCATACCCAATCATCTNCAATGTAGTGTTCTCCCTTATCTGACAAAGCTCAGAAGAAAAGATAAGACTGCAGTTCAAGTCTTTTGCAAGACTTTGAACAGAAATTAAGTTGAAAGAGAAAGTAGGTATATACAACAcattgaaaataacaaaatctttaaaaaattggATAGTTCCTGCATGTTTAGCCGTAACAATAGAGTTGTTTGGTAATTTAACAGtgattggttttattttataaaaagtaacataatattttctttcatgagTCACATGATCAGTGGCTCTAGTATCAATAATCCAAGAGGAAATACCTGGTTTGTCTTCCTGGTCTTTTCTCTGCATCTGATTAATGTTGTGTATGGGTTCTTCAACCTCCTCAATCATCTTGAGGAGTTTCTCAACTTGTTCTGGAGTCAGTTTGTTAAAATTAGTGTTACTGCCTCCCTGGTTAGCTGTTTTTGATCCACTGTTGCTTTGGCAGACATTAGTGGAATTCCATCCACTCTTTCTTTCTTGATTACCCTCATTCTTCTTGTACCAGGGTGGAAACCCATGTTTAGAGTAACACTCATCTATAGTATGGTTCATTTTATTGCAATAGGAGCACTGTTTTCCATGGTTGGGATTCCTTCCTCTCCCCCTTCCCGGATTATATGGTCCAGCACCCCTACCCTGACCCTTTCAGGGTTGTTCTGTCTTCCAATTGCTGTTTTTGTCCGTAATGTTGGCTAAGACTCTGGTGGTCTCACCTGCAGTATGCTGGATAAAGGTACCAGCATCAGACTTTTCTTGCCTCACTTGTTGcataataagagagaaaacCCGATTAATATTAGGTAAAGGATCCATCAATAGGATCTGAGTTCGGATAGTGTTATATGTCTCATTTAACCCTTTCAAAAAGCATATGACATGTTCTATTTCTCTGTACTTCAGAGAAACTTTTGACAGTTCACAGCTGCAAGGAATCTTGCATGTGCATTTGGGTATTGGTCTCAAAAATTCAAGTTCTTCCCATAGGATTTTTAAATCAGTAAAGAACTGACTAACGCTTCTTTCCCCTTGCTTTATCGAATGAATGTCTTGAAGAAGATccgaaattttaaaatagtcacCTTTAGAGAATCTCTCCTTCAATTCATCCCATAATTCCTTAGCTTCTTCTATGTATATTACACTCTCTAC encodes the following:
- the LOC106779275 gene encoding uncharacterized protein LOC106779275; this encodes MQKEIKALQDNNTWFLTKLPQGKTIIGCKWVYKTKYKADGTIERHKACLVAKGYTQQEGIDYLDTFSPVAKLTTVRLLIAVAASQNWFLQQLDVNNAFLHGDLNEEVYMELPTGLNGAEKGQVCRLTKSLYGLKQASRQWFEKLSTFLISINYTQSKSDHSLFTKTTPXGFXXLLIYVDDIIXAXNXMTEIDRVKGLLHNMFQVKDLGNLKYFLGLEIARSKKGIHMSQRKYALDILEETGMLGCKPCSTPFLNDTSSLYKADSYLKDPTSYRRLIGKLLYLTNTRPDLCFSINLLSQFVQSPTDYHYRAIQHVLRYIKSKPSEGLFFPADSPIHLKAFSDXDWATCPNTRRSTTGFCIFLGLSLISWKTKKQSTMSRSSTEAEYRALAATTCDTVASLPTRRSTSSRSWNTSPLL